A portion of the Edaphobacter lichenicola genome contains these proteins:
- a CDS encoding M16 family metallopeptidase, translating into MSATLIDEVAVTKNASRNIRKTVLSNGLLVLTESMPHVRSVSMGAWVGSGSRDETAEVNGISHFVEHMVFKGTTSRSAQQIAREVDTIGGNLDAFTGKETVCFNIKVLDENVPPAMDVLSDLVLHPTFAPEDVDREKGVILEEIKMDEDNPDYLVHEVWTQNFWKGDALGRPILGTAKTVSSFDQQTLLNFYAGQFTPQNMVFSAAGNLEHDEFVARVEREFGSLAASGAGVAPKITAPVATPHITLKRKKSLEQVQFCLGMPAPPVNDSRRYVVYMLNTMLGGGMSSRLFQTIREDQGLAYSIYSEMNPFRDTGSLCIYAGTSVDNTQKVLQLTLQELRRLKEETVSDVELKRAKDQLKSNMVIGLESSGSRMANLARQQMYFGRFFGVDEIMQEIEAVTTTDVQELAQKLFQPETMALTLLGNLGTMKVEREDLAC; encoded by the coding sequence ATGTCCGCAACCCTGATTGACGAAGTAGCCGTAACGAAGAACGCATCCCGCAACATCAGAAAAACTGTCTTATCGAACGGCCTGTTGGTGCTGACCGAGAGTATGCCCCATGTCCGGAGTGTCTCAATGGGGGCTTGGGTCGGTTCCGGGTCTAGAGACGAGACAGCAGAGGTGAACGGGATCTCGCACTTTGTGGAGCACATGGTGTTCAAGGGCACCACCTCGCGATCCGCCCAGCAGATCGCTCGGGAGGTGGACACAATCGGGGGCAATCTGGATGCGTTCACCGGGAAGGAGACGGTTTGCTTCAACATCAAGGTCCTGGATGAGAATGTGCCCCCGGCGATGGATGTTTTGTCGGACCTCGTGTTGCACCCGACTTTTGCGCCGGAGGACGTCGACCGCGAAAAGGGTGTCATTCTCGAAGAGATCAAGATGGACGAGGACAACCCCGACTATCTAGTCCACGAGGTCTGGACGCAGAACTTCTGGAAGGGCGATGCCCTTGGACGTCCGATCTTAGGGACGGCGAAGACGGTCTCGAGCTTCGATCAACAAACCCTGTTGAACTTCTATGCCGGGCAGTTTACTCCGCAGAATATGGTCTTCTCGGCCGCCGGAAATCTAGAACATGATGAGTTCGTTGCACGGGTGGAGCGGGAGTTTGGGTCGCTGGCCGCCAGTGGTGCGGGTGTAGCGCCGAAGATAACCGCGCCAGTAGCGACACCACATATTACGTTGAAGCGGAAGAAGTCGCTGGAGCAGGTGCAGTTCTGCCTTGGCATGCCAGCTCCTCCGGTGAACGACTCTCGGCGATACGTGGTGTACATGCTGAACACGATGCTCGGCGGCGGTATGAGCTCGCGCCTGTTTCAGACCATCCGCGAAGACCAGGGCTTGGCCTACTCGATCTACTCCGAGATGAACCCTTTTCGAGATACCGGATCGCTGTGCATCTACGCTGGCACCTCAGTAGACAACACGCAGAAGGTCTTGCAGCTTACCCTGCAGGAGTTGCGGCGTCTCAAAGAAGAGACCGTCAGCGACGTGGAACTGAAACGAGCCAAGGACCAACTGAAGAGCAATATGGTGATCGGACTCGAGAGCTCCGGTAGCCGGATGGCGAACCTGGCGCGGCAGCAGATGTACTTCGGTCGTTTCTTTGGCGTTGACGAGATCATGCAGGAGATTGAAGCGGTGACGACGACCGATGTGCAGGAGTTGGCACAGAAGCTCTTCCAACCGGAGACGATGGCATTGACGCTGCTGGGAAATCTTGGGACGATGAAGGTCGAACGAGAAGATTTAGCCTGCTAA
- the rlmN gene encoding 23S rRNA (adenine(2503)-C(2))-methyltransferase RlmN, with amino-acid sequence MLNETNTLEEKIPAPARLFGASLPELVQLMERFGQPVYRARQIYEAIYNQRLYSLDEITTLPAALREALKAAGHAVGIPEIVQTARSVDGTERYLVRMADGETVETVWMPGGDGGERGDGTQAAEEEEHPTHDDDDYKRATICISSQVGCAVNCQFCLTAKLGIRRNLTPGEIAGQVAAVLNRQNVEVGRDRINLVFMGMGEPFLNYAGFMAAVGLLTAAMRIPESRMTVSTSGILPGILDFAKETVRPKLAVSLNASNDVVRESIMPITRKWNIGALLEAIATVPLRPRERVTFEYVMLGGINDQVEHANELIALLKNMQAKINLIVWNSGPDMPFHEPAPQDVAAFQKRLRDAGIPAFIRRPRGRDIYAACGQLKRTLEQPVPLVAIAPAATLPG; translated from the coding sequence ATGTTGAACGAAACAAACACCCTCGAAGAAAAAATCCCTGCTCCTGCTCGACTCTTCGGGGCCTCGCTTCCTGAGCTGGTCCAGCTCATGGAAAGATTCGGCCAACCGGTTTACCGGGCTCGCCAGATCTACGAAGCCATTTATAATCAACGACTTTACTCGCTAGACGAGATTACCACTCTCCCAGCCGCCCTTCGTGAAGCTCTTAAGGCGGCAGGACACGCTGTCGGTATCCCAGAGATCGTCCAGACTGCACGCTCCGTCGACGGAACAGAGAGGTATCTGGTCCGCATGGCCGACGGCGAGACTGTCGAGACCGTCTGGATGCCAGGAGGCGACGGCGGCGAGCGAGGCGATGGCACCCAGGCCGCCGAAGAGGAGGAGCACCCAACCCACGACGACGATGACTATAAGCGCGCCACCATCTGTATCTCGAGTCAGGTAGGTTGTGCCGTCAACTGTCAGTTTTGCCTCACCGCCAAGCTGGGTATCCGCCGCAACCTCACCCCGGGCGAGATAGCTGGTCAGGTCGCCGCAGTCCTCAATCGCCAGAACGTCGAGGTAGGGCGGGACAGAATCAACCTCGTCTTCATGGGAATGGGAGAACCCTTCCTCAACTACGCCGGTTTCATGGCTGCGGTTGGCCTTCTCACGGCGGCCATGCGCATCCCCGAGTCACGCATGACCGTCAGCACCTCGGGCATCCTCCCAGGCATCCTCGACTTTGCGAAAGAGACAGTCCGCCCCAAGCTCGCTGTCAGTCTCAATGCCTCGAACGACGTCGTTCGCGAGTCGATCATGCCGATCACACGCAAATGGAACATCGGCGCTCTCTTGGAGGCCATAGCCACGGTGCCCCTGCGCCCTCGCGAGCGCGTCACCTTCGAGTACGTCATGCTTGGAGGCATCAACGATCAGGTGGAGCATGCCAACGAGCTAATCGCTTTGCTGAAAAATATGCAGGCAAAGATCAACCTGATCGTCTGGAACTCCGGCCCTGACATGCCCTTCCACGAGCCCGCCCCGCAAGACGTAGCGGCGTTCCAGAAGCGTCTCCGTGACGCGGGCATACCCGCCTTCATACGTCGCCCGCGCGGTCGCGATATCTACGCTGCCTGCGGCCAACTCAAACGGACCCTCGAGCAACCCGTTCCTCTAGTAGCGATCGCACCCGCGGCCACTCTTCCCGGATGA
- a CDS encoding GNAT family N-acetyltransferase, which yields MTENHLAALEEIAYDDRIWRYMIVWVKSHDDLREWLESALRDKAAGSSLPWVTVLKSENRVIGSSRLFDLNLRHRTVELGHTWLAPQYHGAGLNAEAKLLQLRYAFDELGLNRVGLKTHHDNLQSQAAMRKIGAVEEGTLRNHLIMPDGSARHSVYFSIIREEWPRVRSLLEERVARGSV from the coding sequence ATGACCGAGAATCACCTTGCTGCGCTTGAAGAGATCGCCTACGACGACCGAATCTGGCGCTACATGATTGTGTGGGTGAAGTCACATGATGATCTGCGGGAATGGCTAGAGTCAGCGTTGCGGGATAAGGCGGCCGGGAGTTCCCTGCCATGGGTAACTGTTCTGAAGAGTGAGAACCGGGTCATCGGGAGTTCGCGGCTCTTCGACCTCAACCTGAGGCATCGGACGGTTGAACTCGGGCATACGTGGCTGGCGCCGCAGTACCACGGTGCAGGATTAAACGCCGAGGCGAAGCTGTTGCAGCTTCGTTATGCGTTCGACGAGCTAGGACTGAACCGGGTGGGGCTGAAGACGCACCACGACAATCTGCAATCACAGGCGGCGATGAGAAAGATTGGGGCGGTCGAGGAGGGTACGTTGCGAAACCATCTCATAATGCCAGATGGTTCGGCGCGCCACAGTGTGTATTTTTCGATCATCCGGGAAGAGTGGCCGCGGGTGCGATCGCTACTAGAGGAACGGGTTGCTCGAGGGTCCGTTTGA
- a CDS encoding gluconeogenesis factor YvcK family protein: MSLPKSLEPKEKELRVVAIGGGTGLSTLLRGLKRYVASPDRRKGVRLGRPSEFESISAPPCPSPRCMIRELSAVVTVTDDGGSSGRLREDFKMLPPGDIRNCMVALSEDEHLLSKLFQYRFEHGDLEGHSFGNLFVAALSHITGDFAQAVQMSSQILAARGKIFPSTNTNVTLEADMDDGTLVRGETNITASKRSIVELRLEPETADPMPETLEAIANADLITLGPGSLYTSLITNLLVRGIPEALAASRATKVYVCNLMTQANESLGLTASQHIEKILQHAGGVSAPIFDYALVNTGHISAERLEQYAREGQQPIEVDLERIRALGVEPIMGNFVHEGDVLRHDYDLVAERLLALGLEQATPALTHQA, from the coding sequence ATGTCGTTGCCGAAGTCGTTGGAACCGAAAGAAAAAGAGCTTCGGGTGGTTGCCATTGGCGGGGGCACCGGGCTGTCGACTCTGCTGCGCGGACTGAAGCGGTATGTGGCGAGCCCGGACCGAAGGAAAGGGGTTCGACTCGGACGCCCGTCTGAGTTTGAGAGCATCTCTGCACCGCCCTGCCCGTCGCCTCGATGCATGATTCGCGAGCTTTCGGCGGTAGTAACAGTGACCGATGATGGTGGATCGTCCGGACGACTGCGGGAAGACTTCAAGATGCTCCCGCCGGGCGATATCCGGAACTGCATGGTCGCGCTCTCGGAAGATGAACATCTGTTGTCGAAGCTGTTTCAGTACCGCTTCGAACACGGCGACCTGGAAGGCCATAGCTTCGGCAACCTGTTTGTCGCGGCACTCTCCCACATCACGGGCGACTTTGCTCAGGCAGTGCAAATGTCGTCGCAGATTCTGGCTGCAAGAGGAAAGATCTTTCCTTCCACGAATACGAATGTGACGCTTGAGGCGGATATGGATGACGGGACGCTTGTACGCGGCGAAACCAACATTACCGCGAGTAAACGCAGCATCGTCGAGCTGCGGCTTGAGCCGGAGACTGCTGATCCTATGCCAGAGACTCTGGAGGCGATCGCAAATGCCGACCTGATCACCCTGGGGCCGGGATCGTTATATACGTCACTGATAACAAACCTTCTGGTACGCGGCATTCCCGAGGCGCTGGCAGCTTCCCGGGCGACCAAAGTGTATGTGTGCAACCTGATGACACAGGCGAACGAGTCGCTGGGACTGACAGCTTCGCAACACATCGAGAAGATCCTGCAGCACGCAGGCGGGGTTTCCGCTCCGATCTTTGACTATGCGCTGGTCAATACAGGACACATCTCGGCGGAGCGGCTGGAACAGTATGCGCGCGAGGGACAGCAGCCGATTGAGGTCGATCTTGAACGGATACGGGCGTTGGGAGTCGAGCCAATTATGGGCAACTTTGTGCATGAGGGCGATGTGTTGCGGCATGACTACGACCTCGTTGCAGAGCGACTGCTTGCACTCGGGCTTGAACAGGCAACACCGGCATTGACCCATCAGGCATGA
- a CDS encoding tetratricopeptide repeat protein translates to MAQTKTVTATATKRAPRTLAGTIPPTDTARTQIVAHYEAALRLMQEGKYDKAHAAFDKMLAAGAGELSERVRMYSNACALQITKGKNSFSNCEEHYDYAVSLLNDGNYEDAREQFQLILKENDKADYAFYGLAVLASMTGDSHHCLEHLTEAIRQNPRNRIQARADSDFQDMADDPRFTELLYPEA, encoded by the coding sequence ATGGCCCAAACGAAGACCGTAACTGCAACTGCAACGAAGCGGGCTCCCCGCACGCTGGCTGGAACCATCCCTCCGACGGATACTGCCCGAACGCAGATAGTTGCCCACTATGAGGCGGCCCTGCGACTGATGCAGGAAGGCAAATATGACAAGGCCCACGCGGCATTCGACAAGATGCTGGCGGCAGGGGCCGGCGAATTGAGCGAACGCGTTCGCATGTATAGCAACGCCTGTGCGCTGCAGATAACGAAGGGAAAGAACAGCTTTTCAAACTGCGAAGAGCACTATGACTACGCCGTCTCTCTGCTTAACGACGGAAACTACGAGGACGCCAGGGAGCAGTTCCAGCTGATCCTGAAAGAGAACGATAAGGCCGACTACGCCTTCTACGGCCTCGCGGTGCTGGCGAGCATGACGGGTGATTCTCACCATTGTCTGGAGCACTTAACAGAGGCCATCCGGCAGAATCCGCGCAATCGGATACAGGCGCGGGCGGACTCGGACTTTCAGGACATGGCAGATGATCCGCGCTTTACGGAGCTGCTCTATCCAGAGGCCTAA
- a CDS encoding DUF4254 domain-containing protein translates to MLDALLITRMHDAMTVALHEVEGEVAIEASADGLMALATAQHRANFDLWHEEDKARVPEVLDAEIVRVKRAIDSLNQRRNDLVEKMDLWLIDRLDQVIAAPLHSETPGLMIDRLSILALKIYHTREESHRVNATEQHRSKNTERLVLLEEQRQDLASCLDALWTEVLEGRRRFKLYRQMKMYNDPELNPAVYGRKNDLGDG, encoded by the coding sequence ATGCTCGATGCTCTTTTGATAACACGAATGCATGACGCGATGACGGTGGCTCTGCATGAGGTCGAAGGTGAAGTTGCAATTGAGGCGTCGGCGGATGGGCTGATGGCGCTTGCAACAGCGCAGCATCGCGCCAACTTCGATCTATGGCATGAGGAGGACAAAGCACGTGTCCCGGAGGTTCTCGATGCGGAGATCGTACGGGTGAAGCGGGCTATCGATTCGCTGAATCAGAGGCGAAACGACCTGGTGGAAAAGATGGATTTGTGGCTCATCGACAGGCTCGACCAGGTTATTGCAGCGCCGCTACACTCTGAGACGCCGGGATTGATGATCGACCGGCTCTCTATTCTGGCGCTGAAGATCTACCATACGCGAGAAGAGTCGCACCGGGTAAATGCAACAGAGCAGCATCGTTCGAAGAACACGGAACGTCTGGTACTGCTTGAGGAGCAGCGGCAAGACCTGGCGAGCTGTCTAGATGCGCTTTGGACAGAGGTATTGGAGGGAAGGCGGCGATTCAAGCTCTATCGGCAGATGAAGATGTATAACGATCCAGAGCTGAATCCGGCAGTCTATGGACGAAAGAACGACCTCGGCGATGGTTGA
- a CDS encoding UDP-N-acetylglucosamine-transferase — MSSDGNNLIFVSIAAYRDPQLVPTVEDCIAKARHPERLRFGICWQHSPGEDTLPYRQDECFRILAIDWRDSRGACWARSEVMKLWRGEEWFLQVDSHCRFAPDWDVELIAESKQTGSYKPILSTYASPFTPGGEEILAEGPLQMAFQGFTDEGIPHMKPVAIPDWRNLREPLRARFLSAGFLFTQSRFVAEVGYDPEIYFLGEEAAMTLRAFTSGYDLFHPHKTIVWHDYGRPAAAKHWGDHTEGNSVRRQWHELDLHSKSKVRRLITGQPVDTYGLGSKRSLEEYEAYAGISLKLRKVQDYTVRCEEPPNPEAAPDWTGEIFTWMVRITLDRATLPIGAFEDPSFWYVGIRDEGGAEVYRQDIPQSQLAVLPASERTVVLVCEFDSGTIPASWVVWPVSESLGWLAKLEGRLADGDYTIITEDAV; from the coding sequence GTGTCAAGCGACGGGAACAACCTGATCTTCGTATCGATCGCTGCATATCGCGATCCGCAGCTTGTTCCAACTGTCGAAGACTGTATTGCAAAGGCCCGACATCCAGAGCGGCTTCGATTTGGGATCTGCTGGCAGCATAGTCCTGGTGAAGATACTTTGCCCTACCGTCAGGACGAATGCTTCCGAATATTGGCGATTGACTGGCGCGATAGTAGAGGTGCCTGCTGGGCGCGCTCTGAGGTAATGAAGCTGTGGCGAGGCGAAGAGTGGTTTCTTCAAGTGGATTCACATTGCCGCTTCGCGCCTGACTGGGATGTAGAGCTGATCGCAGAGTCGAAGCAGACGGGAAGTTATAAGCCAATTTTGAGCACATACGCCTCACCGTTTACGCCTGGTGGCGAGGAGATTTTGGCAGAAGGGCCGCTGCAGATGGCTTTCCAAGGGTTTACCGATGAAGGAATACCGCACATGAAGCCAGTGGCGATTCCCGATTGGCGAAATTTAAGGGAACCGTTGAGGGCACGGTTTCTGTCGGCTGGATTTTTGTTCACTCAAAGCCGTTTTGTGGCTGAGGTGGGGTACGATCCTGAGATTTATTTCCTAGGCGAAGAAGCTGCGATGACGCTTCGCGCGTTTACAAGTGGTTATGACCTCTTTCATCCACACAAAACGATCGTCTGGCACGACTATGGACGGCCGGCGGCGGCGAAACACTGGGGCGATCACACTGAAGGAAACAGCGTTCGTCGGCAGTGGCATGAACTGGATTTGCACAGCAAGAGCAAGGTACGGCGACTCATCACTGGCCAGCCCGTGGATACCTATGGATTAGGCTCGAAACGAAGCCTTGAGGAGTACGAAGCCTATGCCGGGATCTCGCTGAAGCTGCGTAAGGTCCAGGACTACACGGTTCGTTGCGAGGAGCCACCTAACCCGGAGGCTGCTCCGGATTGGACTGGCGAGATCTTTACGTGGATGGTTCGGATCACTCTGGACCGAGCGACGCTACCGATCGGGGCGTTCGAAGATCCCTCCTTTTGGTATGTCGGGATTCGAGATGAAGGCGGGGCAGAGGTCTATCGCCAGGATATTCCGCAATCGCAGTTGGCCGTGCTACCGGCGAGCGAACGGACGGTCGTTCTGGTCTGCGAGTTCGACTCGGGCACAATCCCAGCATCGTGGGTTGTGTGGCCTGTGAGCGAGTCGCTTGGATGGTTGGCGAAGCTTGAAGGCAGGCTCGCGGATGGGGATTACACAATCATTACGGAAGATGCAGTTTAA
- a CDS encoding glycosyltransferase family 9 protein: MATTTKRVLIYRLGSLGDTLIALPALHLVARVFPNAERRMLTNFPVNVKAPPAAAILENSKLVHGYFRYSAGTRSPRELLSLWWQLLRWRPQVLVYMGAARGVESARRDAKFFRLCGISHLIGIPVTEDMQQNRLQEFGQFLEPEGARLVRNLVELGGIDLDAPASWDLLLTDKEHSRATEVLVPAASKPIIAVSVGTKVQSKDWGRDNWRALLHQIARLYPNHALALCGAGEENEASEFAADGWRENSSDPVINLCGRLTPRESAAVFAQARLFIGHDSGPMHLAAAVQTPCVAIFAARNKPRVWFPYGKQHRVLYHQTDCWGCGLETCIVERKKCLTSITVEEVMAQVRNVLG; this comes from the coding sequence ATGGCAACCACAACCAAACGGGTTCTGATTTACCGGCTAGGCAGTCTCGGTGACACCCTCATAGCACTTCCAGCTCTTCACCTCGTTGCGCGGGTATTTCCAAACGCCGAGCGCCGCATGCTCACAAACTTTCCCGTCAACGTCAAAGCCCCACCAGCGGCGGCTATCCTGGAAAACAGCAAGCTGGTTCACGGTTACTTTCGCTATTCGGCAGGTACTCGCAGCCCGCGAGAGCTCCTCTCACTCTGGTGGCAGCTTCTACGCTGGCGTCCGCAGGTTCTCGTCTACATGGGAGCCGCTCGCGGCGTTGAATCGGCCCGTCGTGACGCCAAATTCTTTCGTCTCTGCGGAATCAGCCATCTCATTGGCATTCCCGTCACCGAGGACATGCAGCAGAATCGCTTGCAGGAGTTCGGGCAGTTCCTCGAACCGGAGGGTGCGCGACTTGTCCGCAATCTGGTTGAGTTGGGCGGTATCGATCTTGATGCCCCTGCGAGCTGGGATCTGCTCCTGACCGACAAGGAACACTCTCGAGCGACGGAAGTTTTAGTTCCAGCAGCTAGCAAGCCGATCATCGCTGTCAGCGTTGGGACAAAGGTGCAATCAAAGGATTGGGGTCGCGACAACTGGCGAGCTCTGCTACATCAAATCGCCAGGCTATATCCGAACCATGCGCTGGCTCTCTGCGGAGCTGGCGAGGAGAATGAAGCCAGCGAGTTCGCCGCCGACGGCTGGCGCGAGAACTCCTCCGATCCAGTCATCAATCTCTGTGGCCGTCTCACGCCGCGCGAGAGCGCAGCAGTCTTTGCCCAGGCTCGCCTCTTTATCGGCCATGACAGCGGCCCAATGCACTTAGCCGCCGCCGTGCAGACCCCATGTGTTGCCATCTTCGCCGCCCGCAACAAGCCTCGCGTCTGGTTTCCCTATGGCAAACAGCACCGTGTTCTCTACCACCAGACAGATTGCTGGGGTTGCGGCCTGGAAACCTGCATCGTCGAACGAAAAAAATGCCTGACTTCGATCACGGTCGAGGAGGTCATGGCTCAGGTTCGTAACGTCTTAGGCTGA
- the hldE gene encoding bifunctional D-glycero-beta-D-manno-heptose-7-phosphate kinase/D-glycero-beta-D-manno-heptose 1-phosphate adenylyltransferase HldE, translated as MLPELHSILNLLEGGFSQLRVLVIGDIMLDRYIHGDVERISPEAPVPVIRHAQRYERAGGAANVAMNLAGLGCQTFLAGLWGNDAEQVELAAIIERAGINTVGVVSSSLPTISKTRIVGRTQQLLRLDIESRDPIPAIEAQRLQERATELVGKVHAVILSDYAKGALSAPLCEAIIRTARSAGIPVLADPKTPDFSKYTGATTVCPNLGELSTATGIAAHHTDELLAAGQALVAEHDFKFLTVTMSEKGITVLRAPSPENAGIYHSPARAREVFDVSGAGDTVIATLAACLAGGLKVETAVELANLAAGIVVSKVGTVPIAGHELVAALTPSSGLTAGEKILDLERIKLRVAEWRASGETIVFTNGCFDLLHVGHITLLEDCRRFGSKLVLGLNADASVCRLKGPTRPIVAETERARVMAALAAVDAVVLFEEDTPLELIRALKPNVLVKGGDYSIDTVVGHEDVLASGGRVEIVPTVEGFSTTNIVKKLTATSARHEEIQK; from the coding sequence ATGTTGCCGGAACTTCATTCGATTTTGAACCTGCTTGAGGGTGGGTTCAGCCAGCTCAGAGTACTTGTCATCGGCGACATCATGCTCGACCGCTATATCCACGGCGACGTAGAGCGCATCTCACCCGAGGCTCCCGTTCCAGTCATTCGCCACGCCCAGCGGTACGAGCGCGCTGGCGGAGCCGCCAATGTTGCCATGAACCTTGCAGGCCTTGGCTGCCAGACTTTCCTCGCCGGCTTGTGGGGCAATGATGCCGAACAGGTCGAACTGGCCGCGATCATAGAACGTGCCGGTATCAATACGGTCGGCGTAGTCTCCAGCTCTCTTCCCACCATCTCGAAGACCCGCATCGTAGGCCGCACCCAGCAGTTGCTTCGGCTCGATATCGAGAGCCGCGACCCTATACCTGCCATTGAAGCTCAGCGCCTGCAGGAGCGCGCAACCGAGCTGGTCGGAAAGGTCCACGCCGTCATCCTCTCTGACTACGCCAAGGGCGCACTCTCCGCGCCACTCTGCGAAGCCATCATTCGAACTGCCCGTTCTGCAGGCATTCCCGTCCTCGCGGACCCGAAGACCCCTGACTTCAGCAAGTACACCGGAGCCACCACCGTCTGTCCGAATCTTGGTGAACTCTCAACAGCAACAGGCATCGCCGCCCACCATACTGATGAGCTTCTCGCCGCCGGACAGGCCCTGGTAGCCGAACACGACTTCAAATTTCTAACCGTCACCATGAGCGAGAAGGGAATCACCGTCCTGCGCGCTCCTTCACCGGAAAACGCCGGCATCTACCACTCGCCCGCACGCGCTCGTGAGGTCTTTGACGTCTCAGGCGCAGGAGACACGGTCATCGCGACTCTGGCAGCCTGCCTCGCCGGCGGTCTAAAGGTCGAAACCGCGGTAGAGCTCGCCAATCTTGCCGCGGGCATAGTGGTCAGCAAAGTTGGCACCGTCCCGATCGCCGGTCACGAGCTGGTAGCCGCGCTAACGCCCAGCTCCGGGCTCACCGCTGGCGAAAAGATCCTCGATCTGGAGCGGATCAAGCTGCGCGTAGCCGAGTGGCGCGCCTCCGGGGAGACCATCGTCTTCACCAATGGCTGCTTCGACCTCCTCCACGTCGGCCACATTACGTTGCTGGAAGACTGCCGTCGCTTCGGTTCAAAGCTGGTGCTGGGCCTCAACGCCGACGCCTCGGTCTGCCGCCTCAAGGGACCTACCCGCCCTATCGTGGCAGAGACGGAGCGTGCCCGCGTCATGGCCGCCCTCGCAGCAGTCGATGCTGTGGTCTTGTTCGAAGAGGACACACCGCTCGAACTCATCCGCGCTCTGAAGCCCAATGTCCTCGTAAAAGGCGGCGACTACAGCATCGATACCGTCGTCGGCCACGAAGACGTCCTCGCCTCAGGTGGACGCGTCGAGATCGTTCCCACAGTCGAGGGCTTCTCCACCACCAACATCGTAAAAAAACTGACCGCCACCTCTGCGCGGCACGAGGAGATTCAGAAGTGA
- the rfaD gene encoding ADP-glyceromanno-heptose 6-epimerase, whose protein sequence is MIIVTGGAGFIGSNLIQQLNRAGERNILLVDNFAPSPNLTGPKFLNLAGAQFCDYMDKREFRAALKAGDFENTRIRAILHQGACSNTLEDDGRYMMDNNFTYSKELLHFALDRKIPLVYASTAAVYGASTDFAALPQNERPLNVYGYSKLVFDDYVRRLLPEMKCTVVGLRYFNVYGPREQHKGRMASVIHHFTRQLKDTGTIRMFEGSGGYSDGEQRRDFVFVKDLARINMFFAGLLPDSPKKPIHAVVNAGTGEARTFKAVAEALMQVHGPGKIEYIPFPGDLKNRYQHYTQADITSLRAAGYTAPFTSLEDGVKQTFDEEPAV, encoded by the coding sequence GTGATCATTGTCACAGGCGGTGCAGGTTTCATCGGCAGCAACCTCATCCAGCAGCTCAACCGCGCGGGCGAGCGCAACATTCTGCTGGTTGACAACTTCGCCCCGTCGCCCAACCTCACCGGCCCGAAGTTCCTCAACCTCGCGGGCGCACAGTTCTGCGACTACATGGACAAGCGCGAATTTCGCGCGGCCCTCAAAGCCGGTGACTTCGAAAACACCAGGATCCGCGCCATCCTGCACCAGGGCGCCTGCTCGAACACGCTCGAAGACGACGGCCGCTACATGATGGACAACAACTTCACTTATTCGAAGGAGCTGTTGCACTTCGCGCTCGATCGCAAGATCCCGCTAGTCTACGCGTCAACGGCGGCGGTCTATGGCGCCAGCACCGACTTCGCTGCGCTCCCCCAAAATGAGCGCCCTCTGAACGTCTACGGCTACTCGAAGCTGGTCTTCGATGACTACGTGCGCCGTCTACTGCCGGAGATGAAATGCACAGTCGTTGGCCTGCGTTACTTCAACGTCTACGGTCCCCGCGAGCAGCACAAAGGCCGCATGGCCAGCGTCATCCATCACTTCACGCGACAGCTCAAAGACACCGGGACGATCCGCATGTTCGAAGGCTCAGGTGGCTACTCCGACGGCGAACAGCGCCGCGACTTCGTCTTCGTCAAAGATCTCGCTCGCATCAACATGTTCTTTGCCGGTCTGCTTCCGGATAGCCCGAAAAAACCAATTCATGCCGTGGTCAACGCCGGCACCGGCGAAGCCCGAACATTCAAAGCAGTTGCTGAAGCGTTGATGCAGGTACACGGCCCCGGCAAGATCGAGTACATACCCTTTCCGGGCGATCTAAAAAATCGTTATCAGCACTACACTCAGGCGGACATCACAAGCTTGCGGGCTGCAGGGTACACTGCACCGTTCACCTCGCTGGAAGACGGCGTCAAACAGACGTTTGACGAAGAACCGGCCGTCTGA